A section of the Salvelinus sp. IW2-2015 linkage group LG7, ASM291031v2, whole genome shotgun sequence genome encodes:
- the LOC111966763 gene encoding CCN family member 2 — MEISRQLSDNVIALALLLCMGALQVWCQLCLGPCQCPSPVPLCPAGVPLVLDGCQCCQVCARQQGEACSDLYVCDSQRGLQCDYSTSFPGDPGACSSQEELGCEMNGVSYLDGQVFQPSCATQCHCLGGGVTCVPLCPEDIRLPSPDCPHPQRVQLPGKCCKEWVCENTDNTILQDAITASRSDRLWPGMSGPQQNPAFNCIDQSTEWSVCSRTCDAGVSTRVSNKNPACRLEMQSRLCKVRPCQALQPRRSPMSGRRCEPSYRSVVPVRLVHQGCYSTRVYRPRYCGQCTDARCCTPYRTSTATVAFRCPTGRLLHRAVMMIQSCVCHYNCPYSASGPYAAVPYSASGPYAAVPYTGPSRSYRSPAIWG, encoded by the exons ATGGAAATTTCAAGACAACTCAGTGACAATGTGATAGCCTTGGCTTTACTGCTCTGTATGGGTGCACTGCAG GTGTGGTGTCAGCTATGCCTGGGACCATGCCAGTGCCCCAGTCCCGTGCCCCTGTGCCCAGCTGGAGTCCCTCTGGTCCTGGACGGCTGCCAGTGCTGCCAGGTGTGTGCCCGGCAGCAGGGTGAGGCCTGCAGtgatctgtatgtgtgtgacagCCAGCGAGGACTGCAGTGTGACTACAGCACTAGCTTCCCCGGCGACCCTGGAGCGTGTTCCA GTCAGGAGGAGTTGGGCTGTGAGATGAATGGGGTTTCTTACCTGGATGGCCAGGTGTTCCAGCCCTCCTGTGCCACCCAGTGCCACTGCCTGGGGGGAGGTGTGACCTGCGTGCCCCTGTGCCCTGAGgacatccgtctgcccagcccaGACTGTCCACACCCCCAGCGGGTACAGCTGCCTGGGAAGTGCTGCAAGGAGTGGGTGTGTGAGAACACGGACAATACCATCCTTCAGGATGCCATCACAG CCTCCAGATCAGACAGGTTGTGGCCAGGCATGTCTGGTCCCCAGCAAAACCCAGCCTTTAACTGTATAGACCAGAGTACAGAGTGGAGTGTCTGCTCCCGGACTTGTGACGCCGGGGTCTCCACTCGGGTCTCCAACAAGAACCCAGCCTGCCGGCTCGAGATGCAGAGCCGTCTTTGTAAGGTCCGGCCCTGTCAGGCACTCCAGCCACGCAGAAGCCCCATG tcGGGCCGGCGCTGCGAGCCGAGCTACAGGTCAGTGGTGCCAGTGAGACTGGTGCACCAGGGCTGCTACAGCACACGAGTCTACCGGCCCCGGTACTGTGGCCAGTGTACCGACGCCCGCTGCTGCACCCCCTACCGGACCAGCACGGCCACCGTGGCATTCCGGTGCCCCACAGGCAGGCTCCTACACCGGGCAGTCATGATGATCCAGTCCTGTGTCTGTCACTACAACTGCCCCTACTCAGCTTCAGGCCCCTATGCAGCTGTACCCTACTCAGCTTCAGGCCCCTATGCAGCTGTACCCTACACAGGCCCTTCACGCTCATACAGGAGCCCTGCCATTTGGGGCTAG